In Rosa chinensis cultivar Old Blush chromosome 1, RchiOBHm-V2, whole genome shotgun sequence, a genomic segment contains:
- the LOC121048772 gene encoding MADS-box protein AGL42-like isoform X1: MVRGKIEMKRIENATRRQVTFSKRRNGLLKKAYELSVLCDAEVAVIVFSQKNRLYEFSSSNMQKTIKQYHKHAKGALTKTTEVEQYMQQLKHESADMTKKIEILEASQRRLLGHDLDSCSAQELNQISSQLDRSLRIVRERKAQLFMEQIERVKAKERLLLGENAKLHTKCGSRPCQKPIVQEKGVGEASCNWMNSSPSSRSQTISNSDQVETRLFIGPPVMRCE; encoded by the exons ATGGTGAGAGGGAAGATTGAGATGAAAAGAATCGAAAATGCGACAAGGAGGCAGGTAACCTTTTCGAAACGTCGAAACGGGCTTTTGAAGAAGGCTTATGAGCTTTCGGTTCTTTGCGATGCAGAAGTCGCAGTCATCGTCTTTTCTCAAAAAAACAGGCTCTACGAGTTTTCCAGCTCTAA CATGCAAAAGACTATAAAACAATACCATAAACATGCAAAAGGTGCGCTAACCAAAACTACTGAAGTGGAACAGTATATGCAG CAATTGAAGCATGAATCAGCTGACATGACCAAGAAGATCGAGATCCTAGAAGCTTCTCAACG GAGGCTTTTGGGACATGACTTGGATTCTTGCTCTGCTCAAGAACTAAATCAGATCAGTAGCCAGCTCGACCGTAGCTTGCGCATTGTACGAGAGAGAAAG GCTCAGCTATTCATGGAGCAGATAGAACGAGTAAAAGCAAAG GAGAGGCTTCTCTTAGGAGAGAATGCAAAACTACACACCAAG TGTGGTTCAAGGCCTTGTCAGAAACCAATAGTTCAAGAAAAAGGAGTTGGGGAGGCAAGTTGTAACTGGATGAATAGTAGTCCAAGTAGCCGCAGCCAAACAATTAGTAATTCAGATCAGGTAGAGACTAGATTGTTCATCGGACCTCCAGTGATGCGTTGTGAATAA
- the LOC121048772 gene encoding MADS-box protein AGL42-like isoform X2: protein MVRGKIEMKRIENATRRQVTFSKRRNGLLKKAYELSVLCDAEVAVIVFSQKNRLYEFSSSNMQKTIKQYHKHAKGALTKTTEVEQYMQQLKHESADMTKKIEILEASQRRLLGHDLDSCSAQELNQISSQLDRSLRIVRERKLPSGSAIHGADRTSKSKGEASLRRECKTTHQVWFKALSETNSSRKRSWGGKL, encoded by the exons ATGGTGAGAGGGAAGATTGAGATGAAAAGAATCGAAAATGCGACAAGGAGGCAGGTAACCTTTTCGAAACGTCGAAACGGGCTTTTGAAGAAGGCTTATGAGCTTTCGGTTCTTTGCGATGCAGAAGTCGCAGTCATCGTCTTTTCTCAAAAAAACAGGCTCTACGAGTTTTCCAGCTCTAA CATGCAAAAGACTATAAAACAATACCATAAACATGCAAAAGGTGCGCTAACCAAAACTACTGAAGTGGAACAGTATATGCAG CAATTGAAGCATGAATCAGCTGACATGACCAAGAAGATCGAGATCCTAGAAGCTTCTCAACG GAGGCTTTTGGGACATGACTTGGATTCTTGCTCTGCTCAAGAACTAAATCAGATCAGTAGCCAGCTCGACCGTAGCTTGCGCATTGTACGAGAGAGAAAG CTTCCTTCAGGCTCAGCTATTCATGGAGCAGATAGAACGAGTAAAAGCAAAG GAGAGGCTTCTCTTAGGAGAGAATGCAAAACTACACACCAAG TGTGGTTCAAGGCCTTGTCAGAAACCAATAGTTCAAGAAAAAGGAGTTGGGGAGGCAAGTTGTAA
- the LOC112170300 gene encoding MADS-box protein AGL42 isoform X3, with protein sequence MVRGKIQMKRIENATSRQVTFSKRRNGLLKKAYELSVLCDAEVAVIIFSQNGRLYEFSSSDMQKTINQYHKHAKGVQTNTIEVEQCMQQLKHESADMAKKIEILEASQRFMTERLLGHDLDSCSAPELNQISSQLERSLCIVRERKAQLFMEQIERLKAKGRLLLEENIKLHTECGARRCQKPLIQKKGVGAASCNWKNSSQSSSSQTISNSDQNCRPETEH encoded by the exons ATGGTGAGAGGGAAGATTCAGATGAAAAGAATCGAAAATGCGACAAGCAGGCAGGTAACCTTTTCGAAACGTCGAAACGGGTTGTTGAAGAAGGCTTATGAGCTTTCGGTTCTTTGCGATGCCGAAGTTGCAGTGATCATCTTTTCTCAGAATGGCAGGCTCTACGAGTTTTCCAGCTCTGA CATGCAAAAGACTATAAACCAATACCATAAACATGCAAAAGGTGTGCAAACCAACACTATTGAAGTGGAACAGTGTATGCAG CAATTGAAGCATGAATCAGCTGACATGGCCAAGAAGATTGAGATCCTAGAAGCTTCTCAACGGTTTATGACTGA GAGGCTTTTGGGACATGACTTAGATTCTTGCTCTGCTCCAGAACTCAATCAGATCAGTAGCCAGCTCGAGCGAAGCTTGTGCATTGTACGAGAGAGAAAG GCTCAGCTATTCATGGAGCAGATAGAACGACTAAAAGCAAAG GGGAGGCTCCTCTTAGAAGAGAATATAAAACTACACACAGAG TGTGGTGCAAGGCGTTGTCAGAAAcctttaattcaaaaaaaaggAGTTGGGGCGGCAAGTTGTAACTGGAAGAATAGTAGTCAAAGTAGCAGCAGTCAAACAATTAGTAATTCAGATCAG AACTGCAGACCGGAAACTGAACACTGA
- the LOC112170300 gene encoding MADS-box protein AGL42 isoform X7, producing MVRGKIQMKRIENATSRQVTFSKRRNGLLKKAYELSVLCDAEVAVIIFSQNGRLYEFSSSDMQKTINQYHKHAKGVQTNTIEVEQCMQQLKHESADMAKKIEILEASQRFMTERLLGHDLDSCSAPELNQISSQLERSLCIVRERKAQLFMEQIERLKAKGRLLLEENIKLHTENCRPETEH from the exons ATGGTGAGAGGGAAGATTCAGATGAAAAGAATCGAAAATGCGACAAGCAGGCAGGTAACCTTTTCGAAACGTCGAAACGGGTTGTTGAAGAAGGCTTATGAGCTTTCGGTTCTTTGCGATGCCGAAGTTGCAGTGATCATCTTTTCTCAGAATGGCAGGCTCTACGAGTTTTCCAGCTCTGA CATGCAAAAGACTATAAACCAATACCATAAACATGCAAAAGGTGTGCAAACCAACACTATTGAAGTGGAACAGTGTATGCAG CAATTGAAGCATGAATCAGCTGACATGGCCAAGAAGATTGAGATCCTAGAAGCTTCTCAACGGTTTATGACTGA GAGGCTTTTGGGACATGACTTAGATTCTTGCTCTGCTCCAGAACTCAATCAGATCAGTAGCCAGCTCGAGCGAAGCTTGTGCATTGTACGAGAGAGAAAG GCTCAGCTATTCATGGAGCAGATAGAACGACTAAAAGCAAAG GGGAGGCTCCTCTTAGAAGAGAATATAAAACTACACACAGAG AACTGCAGACCGGAAACTGAACACTGA
- the LOC112170300 gene encoding MADS-box protein AGL42 isoform X6, producing MVRGKIQMKRIENATSRQVTFSKRRNGLLKKAYELSVLCDAEVAVIIFSQNGRLYEFSSSDMQKTINQYHKHAKGVQTNTIEVEQCMQQLKHESADMAKKIEILEASQRFMTERLLGHDLDSCSAPELNQISSQLERSLCIVRERKLPSGSAIHGADRTTKSKGEAPLRREYKTTHRELQTGN from the exons ATGGTGAGAGGGAAGATTCAGATGAAAAGAATCGAAAATGCGACAAGCAGGCAGGTAACCTTTTCGAAACGTCGAAACGGGTTGTTGAAGAAGGCTTATGAGCTTTCGGTTCTTTGCGATGCCGAAGTTGCAGTGATCATCTTTTCTCAGAATGGCAGGCTCTACGAGTTTTCCAGCTCTGA CATGCAAAAGACTATAAACCAATACCATAAACATGCAAAAGGTGTGCAAACCAACACTATTGAAGTGGAACAGTGTATGCAG CAATTGAAGCATGAATCAGCTGACATGGCCAAGAAGATTGAGATCCTAGAAGCTTCTCAACGGTTTATGACTGA GAGGCTTTTGGGACATGACTTAGATTCTTGCTCTGCTCCAGAACTCAATCAGATCAGTAGCCAGCTCGAGCGAAGCTTGTGCATTGTACGAGAGAGAAAG CTTCCTTCAGGCTCAGCTATTCATGGAGCAGATAGAACGACTAAAAGCAAAG GGGAGGCTCCTCTTAGAAGAGAATATAAAACTACACACAGAG AACTGCAGACCGGAAACTGA
- the LOC112170300 gene encoding MADS-box protein AGL42 isoform X1: protein MVRGKIQMKRIENATSRQVTFSKRRNGLLKKAYELSVLCDAEVAVIIFSQNGRLYEFSSSDMQKTINQYHKHAKGVQTNTIEVEQCMQQLKHESADMAKKIEILEASQRFMTERLLGHDLDSCSAPELNQISSQLERSLCIVRERKAQLFMEQIERLKAKGRLLLEENIKLHTECGARRCQKPLIQKKGVGAASCNWKNSSQSSSSQTISNSDQVETRLFIGPPVLHSG from the exons ATGGTGAGAGGGAAGATTCAGATGAAAAGAATCGAAAATGCGACAAGCAGGCAGGTAACCTTTTCGAAACGTCGAAACGGGTTGTTGAAGAAGGCTTATGAGCTTTCGGTTCTTTGCGATGCCGAAGTTGCAGTGATCATCTTTTCTCAGAATGGCAGGCTCTACGAGTTTTCCAGCTCTGA CATGCAAAAGACTATAAACCAATACCATAAACATGCAAAAGGTGTGCAAACCAACACTATTGAAGTGGAACAGTGTATGCAG CAATTGAAGCATGAATCAGCTGACATGGCCAAGAAGATTGAGATCCTAGAAGCTTCTCAACGGTTTATGACTGA GAGGCTTTTGGGACATGACTTAGATTCTTGCTCTGCTCCAGAACTCAATCAGATCAGTAGCCAGCTCGAGCGAAGCTTGTGCATTGTACGAGAGAGAAAG GCTCAGCTATTCATGGAGCAGATAGAACGACTAAAAGCAAAG GGGAGGCTCCTCTTAGAAGAGAATATAAAACTACACACAGAG TGTGGTGCAAGGCGTTGTCAGAAAcctttaattcaaaaaaaaggAGTTGGGGCGGCAAGTTGTAACTGGAAGAATAGTAGTCAAAGTAGCAGCAGTCAAACAATTAGTAATTCAGATCAGGTAGAGACTAGATTGTTCATCGGACCGCCAGTGTTGCACTCTGGATAA
- the LOC112170300 gene encoding MADS-box protein AGL42 isoform X2: MVRGKIQMKRIENATSRQVTFSKRRNGLLKKAYELSVLCDAEVAVIIFSQNGRLYEFSSSDMQKTINQYHKHAKGVQTNTIEVEQCMQQLKHESADMAKKIEILEASQRRLLGHDLDSCSAPELNQISSQLERSLCIVRERKAQLFMEQIERLKAKGRLLLEENIKLHTECGARRCQKPLIQKKGVGAASCNWKNSSQSSSSQTISNSDQVETRLFIGPPVLHSG, from the exons ATGGTGAGAGGGAAGATTCAGATGAAAAGAATCGAAAATGCGACAAGCAGGCAGGTAACCTTTTCGAAACGTCGAAACGGGTTGTTGAAGAAGGCTTATGAGCTTTCGGTTCTTTGCGATGCCGAAGTTGCAGTGATCATCTTTTCTCAGAATGGCAGGCTCTACGAGTTTTCCAGCTCTGA CATGCAAAAGACTATAAACCAATACCATAAACATGCAAAAGGTGTGCAAACCAACACTATTGAAGTGGAACAGTGTATGCAG CAATTGAAGCATGAATCAGCTGACATGGCCAAGAAGATTGAGATCCTAGAAGCTTCTCAACG GAGGCTTTTGGGACATGACTTAGATTCTTGCTCTGCTCCAGAACTCAATCAGATCAGTAGCCAGCTCGAGCGAAGCTTGTGCATTGTACGAGAGAGAAAG GCTCAGCTATTCATGGAGCAGATAGAACGACTAAAAGCAAAG GGGAGGCTCCTCTTAGAAGAGAATATAAAACTACACACAGAG TGTGGTGCAAGGCGTTGTCAGAAAcctttaattcaaaaaaaaggAGTTGGGGCGGCAAGTTGTAACTGGAAGAATAGTAGTCAAAGTAGCAGCAGTCAAACAATTAGTAATTCAGATCAGGTAGAGACTAGATTGTTCATCGGACCGCCAGTGTTGCACTCTGGATAA
- the LOC112170300 gene encoding MADS-box protein AGL42 isoform X5, with the protein MVRGKIQMKRIENATSRQVTFSKRRNGLLKKAYELSVLCDAEVAVIIFSQNGRLYEFSSSDMQKTINQYHKHAKGVQTNTIEVEQCMQQLKHESADMAKKIEILEASQRRLLGHDLDSCSAPELNQISSQLERSLCIVRERKLPSGSAIHGADRTTKSKGEAPLRREYKTTHRVWCKALSETFNSKKRSWGGKL; encoded by the exons ATGGTGAGAGGGAAGATTCAGATGAAAAGAATCGAAAATGCGACAAGCAGGCAGGTAACCTTTTCGAAACGTCGAAACGGGTTGTTGAAGAAGGCTTATGAGCTTTCGGTTCTTTGCGATGCCGAAGTTGCAGTGATCATCTTTTCTCAGAATGGCAGGCTCTACGAGTTTTCCAGCTCTGA CATGCAAAAGACTATAAACCAATACCATAAACATGCAAAAGGTGTGCAAACCAACACTATTGAAGTGGAACAGTGTATGCAG CAATTGAAGCATGAATCAGCTGACATGGCCAAGAAGATTGAGATCCTAGAAGCTTCTCAACG GAGGCTTTTGGGACATGACTTAGATTCTTGCTCTGCTCCAGAACTCAATCAGATCAGTAGCCAGCTCGAGCGAAGCTTGTGCATTGTACGAGAGAGAAAG CTTCCTTCAGGCTCAGCTATTCATGGAGCAGATAGAACGACTAAAAGCAAAG GGGAGGCTCCTCTTAGAAGAGAATATAAAACTACACACAGAG TGTGGTGCAAGGCGTTGTCAGAAAcctttaattcaaaaaaaaggAGTTGGGGCGGCAAGTTGTAA
- the LOC112170300 gene encoding MADS-box protein AGL42 isoform X4, which produces MVRGKIQMKRIENATSRQVTFSKRRNGLLKKAYELSVLCDAEVAVIIFSQNGRLYEFSSSDMQKTINQYHKHAKGVQTNTIEVEQCMQQLKHESADMAKKIEILEASQRFMTERLLGHDLDSCSAPELNQISSQLERSLCIVRERKLPSGSAIHGADRTTKSKGEAPLRREYKTTHRVWCKALSETFNSKKRSWGGKL; this is translated from the exons ATGGTGAGAGGGAAGATTCAGATGAAAAGAATCGAAAATGCGACAAGCAGGCAGGTAACCTTTTCGAAACGTCGAAACGGGTTGTTGAAGAAGGCTTATGAGCTTTCGGTTCTTTGCGATGCCGAAGTTGCAGTGATCATCTTTTCTCAGAATGGCAGGCTCTACGAGTTTTCCAGCTCTGA CATGCAAAAGACTATAAACCAATACCATAAACATGCAAAAGGTGTGCAAACCAACACTATTGAAGTGGAACAGTGTATGCAG CAATTGAAGCATGAATCAGCTGACATGGCCAAGAAGATTGAGATCCTAGAAGCTTCTCAACGGTTTATGACTGA GAGGCTTTTGGGACATGACTTAGATTCTTGCTCTGCTCCAGAACTCAATCAGATCAGTAGCCAGCTCGAGCGAAGCTTGTGCATTGTACGAGAGAGAAAG CTTCCTTCAGGCTCAGCTATTCATGGAGCAGATAGAACGACTAAAAGCAAAG GGGAGGCTCCTCTTAGAAGAGAATATAAAACTACACACAGAG TGTGGTGCAAGGCGTTGTCAGAAAcctttaattcaaaaaaaaggAGTTGGGGCGGCAAGTTGTAA
- the LOC112170007 gene encoding uncharacterized protein LOC112170007 isoform X3: MAETETRKRKMGERREADSNSRTATPKWPTIKPKQNIQITRLKDNDLFTVHNFFTSAESKAFVKVAESIGFVHQGSLGPTKGEAFRDNDRISVNDPVLADSIWNSGLSKLFSDIKIRREVAVGLNPNIRFYRYKVGQRFGRHIDESVDLEDGKRTHYTLLIYLSGGFKPKAKNDVSSHQDSSSEPLVGGETVFYGSRNSVVAEVSPVEGMALLHIHGHKCMLHEARNVTKGIKYVFRSDVVFA; encoded by the exons ATGGCTGAaacagaaacaaggaagaggaagatgggagagagaagagaagctgATTCCAATTCCAGGACAGCAACACCAAAGTGGCCAACaatcaaaccaaaacaaaacattcagaTAACCCGTCTCAAAGACAATGATCTTTTCACC GTACATAATTTCTTCACATCTGCAGAATCAAAGGCTTTTGTTAAGGTTGCAGAGTCTATTGGGTTTGTTCACCAAGGAAGTCTTGGCCCAACAAAAGGTGAAGCTTTTAGAGACAATGATAGAATCTCTGTGAACGATCCTGTTCTTGCTGATTCTATATGGAATTCTGGGCTCAGCAAATTGTTTTCTGACATCAAAATTCGAAGGGAGGTTGCTGTTGGCTTAAACCCAAATATCAGATTCTACAG GTACAAGGTTGGTCAGCGATTTGGGAGGCATATTGATGAAAGTGTTGATCTTGAAGATGGAAAACGCACACATTATACTTTGTTGATATATTTGAGTGGCGGTTTCAAACCGAAAGCGAAAAATGATGTGAGCAGTCATCAGGATTCATCCTCAGAGCCTCTGGTTGGAGGAGAGACCGTCTTTTATGGCTCAAGGAATAGTGTTGTGGCTGAG GTGTCTCCCGTTGAAGGGATGGCTCTTCTGCACATTCATGGGCACAAATGTATGCTGCATGAAGCTCGAAATGTTACTAAGGGTATCAAGTATGTGTTTCGTTCAGATGTTGTATTTGCATGA
- the LOC112170007 gene encoding uncharacterized protein LOC112170007 isoform X1 codes for MAETETRKRKMGERREADSNSRTATPKWPTIKPKQNIQITRLKDNDLFTVHNFFTSAESKAFVKVAESIGFVHQGSLGPTKGEAFRDNDRISVNDPVLADSIWNSGLSKLFSDIKIRREVAVGLNPNIRFYRYKVGQRFGRHIDESVDLEDGKRTHYTLLIYLSGGFKPKAKNDVSSHQDSSSEPLVGGETVFYGSRNSVVAEVSPVEGMALLHIHGHKCMLHEARNVTKGINGHECRYNCCRRPAWVLSLHNSCCSCYVWARH; via the exons ATGGCTGAaacagaaacaaggaagaggaagatgggagagagaagagaagctgATTCCAATTCCAGGACAGCAACACCAAAGTGGCCAACaatcaaaccaaaacaaaacattcagaTAACCCGTCTCAAAGACAATGATCTTTTCACC GTACATAATTTCTTCACATCTGCAGAATCAAAGGCTTTTGTTAAGGTTGCAGAGTCTATTGGGTTTGTTCACCAAGGAAGTCTTGGCCCAACAAAAGGTGAAGCTTTTAGAGACAATGATAGAATCTCTGTGAACGATCCTGTTCTTGCTGATTCTATATGGAATTCTGGGCTCAGCAAATTGTTTTCTGACATCAAAATTCGAAGGGAGGTTGCTGTTGGCTTAAACCCAAATATCAGATTCTACAG GTACAAGGTTGGTCAGCGATTTGGGAGGCATATTGATGAAAGTGTTGATCTTGAAGATGGAAAACGCACACATTATACTTTGTTGATATATTTGAGTGGCGGTTTCAAACCGAAAGCGAAAAATGATGTGAGCAGTCATCAGGATTCATCCTCAGAGCCTCTGGTTGGAGGAGAGACCGTCTTTTATGGCTCAAGGAATAGTGTTGTGGCTGAG GTGTCTCCCGTTGAAGGGATGGCTCTTCTGCACATTCATGGGCACAAATGTATGCTGCATGAAGCTCGAAATGTTACTAAGGGTATCAA TGGTCATGAGTGCAGATATAATTGCTGCAGGAGACCAGCGTGGGTGCTTAGCCTTCACAATAGCTGCTGCTCCTGTTACGTGTGGGCAAGACATTGA
- the LOC112170007 gene encoding uncharacterized protein LOC112170007 isoform X2 — translation MAETETRKRKMGERREADSNSRTATPKWPTIKPKQNIQITRLKDNDLFTVHNFFTSAESKAFVKVAESIGFVHQGSLGPTKGEAFRDNDRISVNDPVLADSIWNSGLSKLFSDIKIRREVAVGLNPNIRFYRYKVGQRFGRHIDESVDLEDGKRTHYTLLIYLSGGFKPKAKNDVSSHQDSSSEPLVGGETVFYGSRNSVVAEVSPVEGMALLHIHGHKCMLHEARNVTKGIKRPAWVLSLHNSCCSCYVWARH, via the exons ATGGCTGAaacagaaacaaggaagaggaagatgggagagagaagagaagctgATTCCAATTCCAGGACAGCAACACCAAAGTGGCCAACaatcaaaccaaaacaaaacattcagaTAACCCGTCTCAAAGACAATGATCTTTTCACC GTACATAATTTCTTCACATCTGCAGAATCAAAGGCTTTTGTTAAGGTTGCAGAGTCTATTGGGTTTGTTCACCAAGGAAGTCTTGGCCCAACAAAAGGTGAAGCTTTTAGAGACAATGATAGAATCTCTGTGAACGATCCTGTTCTTGCTGATTCTATATGGAATTCTGGGCTCAGCAAATTGTTTTCTGACATCAAAATTCGAAGGGAGGTTGCTGTTGGCTTAAACCCAAATATCAGATTCTACAG GTACAAGGTTGGTCAGCGATTTGGGAGGCATATTGATGAAAGTGTTGATCTTGAAGATGGAAAACGCACACATTATACTTTGTTGATATATTTGAGTGGCGGTTTCAAACCGAAAGCGAAAAATGATGTGAGCAGTCATCAGGATTCATCCTCAGAGCCTCTGGTTGGAGGAGAGACCGTCTTTTATGGCTCAAGGAATAGTGTTGTGGCTGAG GTGTCTCCCGTTGAAGGGATGGCTCTTCTGCACATTCATGGGCACAAATGTATGCTGCATGAAGCTCGAAATGTTACTAAGGGTATCAA GAGACCAGCGTGGGTGCTTAGCCTTCACAATAGCTGCTGCTCCTGTTACGTGTGGGCAAGACATTGA